Below is a window of Watersipora subatra chromosome 11, tzWatSuba1.1, whole genome shotgun sequence DNA.
gtgctgtttggcaggatgtgtgggtcacatgatcagatttcggctagacgattagaccaggccggaacaaaactgtaaagtagcgagcatctatatttgatacagggtcttcggcaaaacccgaagtatttgtcataaactagtgctacgagaagttttatattgagccttttattggccttttaattcacgtgagaacatcacgcgtcaaaacaataaccaaatggaatgactttgtcagagaaataaactgtttccgatctacggcggtttcgtgatggaggcgattaactgtttggttttgagcttttaagagcttgtaatcacattcccacatattttgcacctacaacatagcagagtaagacatggtgaatcttttgataccaaataactgtaatgtgaattttattgcatgtcaacctttaacacgTTGAAAAGATGAGTTCTCATATTTTACATCATATGTCAAGAAATTTGTGTGCATAAGTCATAGGTCATAGCTCATAGGTCTACACTTGACTGTGGGTGCAAAATTAGCCAAACTGGAAGTAGAAAGTGTAAATGCTAATAGAGCTTGTAGCGAGCTTGTAGCTCCCTTGTTCACCAAGATGAAGTGTGTGAACCATGCAAGTTTGTGTATTTTACAGAGCTCTCTTATGCACAAGTCTCAACACCACCCTATTACATACTATTTCAacaacaaaacagttttcatgATTAATATAATTGAATACCGCAGAATAGCTTGTGTAACAAATCAAAAAAGcattatatttaataagaaATAGCAGCAAACAGTAGTAACTGACCGAGTAGACTTCCAAGCATCCGAAATAGCCACTTTCATATGGTCATGTTCTGCATCTACCAACTTGAGGGCATCTAATGCTGTAAATTCGAAGCCAAACCCTTCCTCGTGCGTGActcttaatatatttttgtcaaaGGTCATCTCTGGAATCTGTGATAGTGGAGAGAGAGTTTCTTCAAACCTAATGGCAACATAGGAGGCCACAGATTGTCTACCATCAATGTATTAAAGAGCGAATCCATTAGAAAGCCTTTTATTACACATGTGAAAGGTCAAGCGTCAGTAATGTTTAAACTGCATCGACAGCTATTGTGATGGAACGCTAGGTTGCTATCCTTCTTCATAAATTCTAACTGGAGTTATAttccctttttatccttttgtaaccacgcccctaaaggaggctagTCCTTGCCTCTCATTTGCATAATCTAATGTACttaaggcagggcctcggctctGTAAGgttgttcaaatatatgcattgcatttggaaccatactctttctgttaccttgcgcgatATCAGAACCACGTCAAGCATATAGCtaactccaaagacctagtctatggactgtgctgtggggataAATTCATAgatacactgtcgaccccgtcgacctccggtcgaccttgtcgacctagtataaaaaTACTCTGGGAGCAATTCcttgtgtaaggtggttgatgttgaccggtggagtaagccgacctagtcgcctccgcgtgttggtcgcGGGCAACcagtacacagcccctgtgaagggtgaatgcagaccggtagagtaagccgccctagtcgcctctacgtgttggtcgcaggatccaacacactatTTGATCATGTGCACATTATAAttcaaataaataacaaaatttttatttataaatgttaGAAACAAGAAATCATCTCATGAAACCTGGTGATATGTATGTAATTCAATCATTTTTATTAGATTATGATTGATTCAGATGCATCCTACAAATTATTTGATAGAATATTCTGAATCTTGACAAGATTTTGAATCTAGTGGTGTATAACCTATGAATCTAGTGGTGTATAACCTATGAATCTAGTGGTGTATAACCTATGAATCTAGTGGTGTATAATCTATGAATTTAGTGGTGTATAACCTATGAATCTAGTGGTGTATAACCTATGTTCATTTATTGGTAGCAAAGACGGGAACAACAAATTATACATCATTTTGAAAACTTGTTCGATGAACAAAGGGGGGTCTTGTTTGTTGTGGACACCCCTTTACATCCCAATGCTAACTCATCTATTGAGGGAAGCTTACCGATGATCACATGCCGGCAAAGagatttaaaaaacaattttaatcagCGCAGTTGACACAAATATTGCATTTATAATAGTTGAGTTTATTTCCCCTATAACTAATACAGGTGAATGACATGcggtaaaacctctatttgaatgccatagtgctttatttttcaattctTCCCTATAGTGtcactttattagaggtgacatttgATTAGAGGGCGGTGTTGTATTTTTCGAATAACTATTCAGAATTTTAGGGatataaatttaacccttttatgggtGAAGCAAATGGCGCCTATATTTTGCGTTCTCTTGCGGGCAGAGCGACATTAACTCTTTTGAATGCAAGAAatctgctataacttacctccaactcgTCATGGATTTCTAAATAAATACGAGcaggaagctgagaaatatctctaccggTTGATATATATTGCGTTAAATTAACCActgatgatcttatagcctgtgttgcaatttgttagagctttcagctttttatttcattttaaatttgacggcatatttttatttactaactatatttaacagATTGCATGAAAACTCATTGCACTTGTTGCTAGAGTTTGTAGCCAAAACGGGCTTGTTATGTGCATTAGAAGATGAGTTACGAGCATCGTAAGCAAAGTTAAGATAATCGCATGGATTTTTtcaaatatgctataaatctgcaaatttataagttacataatattaatctatcaaatgctacacaTATAGATTCAATAATATGTGACATAAATGAATCATATtcataatacatgcagaaacaaaaattaacacttTTGAAACACAattgaaactaaaatatttgcatcgtttgcttggccagctgcgttctgattgttagTTTCATTTGGACCTATTCCATATTCCTCTGGCTGTTCAACACCTTCTACAGTGTCGTCtaacctcaactctttttctgtcCTAATGAACTAGTCAATAGtggcgtccaaacaatttttgagCAAAGCAAAACCTCAACGCATTGCCATTTAGAATACACTTTTTACATAAATAGTGAAAAACCACACATAATCTTGCACATATATGCTAAACAAAAGTTTTAGCCTTAAACTAGTACCGTAATACAGACTCCATCGTAATTGCttaaccatttttcatataGGCTCTGTCAAAGTATGAAGACCaagttaaacaaagaactactatcagcctgatagttataattatttctatgaactgccttcaaagttttaatgaaacatCGTATAACTTTGGAGTTAAAAAATAGACTTTGATACAAACTGCAACAACGAAAGAATTGTGTTtaatgtaaccgagtcattattatcacgattttgtggacactttttgaCTGATCACTTATGAATctttaaactaataattagtaATTGATTATTCAATATGCTTTCAATTTCTTCATCAAAATGTCTGTGAGTTGAGAACATGAAAGCTTCCTAGAAACATTCATTATcagatacatgtaggtatactgtatactgcaaaaataatttttaatttctgtaacaaatatataataaatatttcaaaacaagAGCATGTGAAAATGTAAAAAGCTAGTAAATGTTGTGTAATGACTATCACATTTAACTTTGGAGTTATCATTCCTTTATTATTCAGTTCAAATATTTGCTGTTTGCTCTATGCCTATGTTTTTGCGTTACTTGCATTTTAGGAATGGCGCACCGCCTGTGTGTCCGCTCTGGTcggtaaataaataaatatgttgtGCTCATGCAAATTACACCTAAAACTCAGAACAacacatggtggcagcggtaaaactttgttttgacgGATTTTTGAGAGACATTAATATTTTCAGTGATATAACAGTCGATTGCAGAGGCAACCGGTCACACAATATGCCTCCAAAGGCAGCTATTCCTAACATACATTCACCATCGGAATTGGTTCTAGATGAGGATAAGTTGAAGTTGAAAGTTAAATATAGTCAAATAAGTTGAAGTTAAATCTTGTGACACAATTCTAGAAATCCTGGAACAGTTTTGCATTGGTGAAACAAATATTATTCATGAAAGATATAAGTTTCACACCCGATCACAACTTTCAAGTGAAACTTTTGATTGTTTCTATTCTCAGCTATGCACCCTAGCCAATAAGTGTCAGTTTGATTATAAGCCAGCCGGTGCAGGCTCCCAACCTCCATTAAATAAAATGCTGAGAGACAGGATTGTACTGGGCATTAAGAAGATAGTTTAAGAAAGAAACTAATCTCCTTAGGCAATGCACTCACACTTGAGGTGGCTGTAAACACATGCAGAAGAGAGGAAACAACTTGGTCTGCAATGAAGTCTATGAGAACCACTAGCCACGCAGTAGATGCAGTATCGCAAAGATTTAGAAAATCGCCCTCTGCCCGTGGATAAAAATTGGAGATGAGTAAAGCCTCGTTTGGTAAAGGAAAAGCCGCAACACGATGCGGACGATATGGGCGTGGACCGCATTCAAGGGAACAGTGTCCAGCGAAAGATGCCAAATGTCAAAATTGCAGCAAAAGAGGGCATTTCCAGGTGCGTTGCCGAAGTCAAAGGGTAGAAGAGGTCAAGCAATATTCAGGAACGGAGGACTCTGAAAATGAAGATGGATTTCTGTTCACTGGCGAGCTAGTGATTGGTGAAATTAACGGACGGAAAGCTAACACTGAAGTAAACACACATTCGTGCATATTCAAGCTCGATACCGGAGCAGACAGAACAGTGATCAGCAATGCGGAACCTTGGATAAAGCAGATTCCTCTCTCTCAGTGTTCTGAAAAGCTTTACAGACCAGGCAAGAAACCACTGGAAATAATTGGAACATTTCAAGCAAATATGGAATACCAAGGAAGAAGGCACAGTGAGACTGCGTATGTCCTACAGAATCAACAGGTGTCACTGCTGATTCGGAAAGCTGGTTCCAACCTTGGGTTAATTACTTGCAACATTAAAGGAATTAACCAAGTAGATAAGGAAATAATCAGTGAGTATCCAGGCCTGTTTAAAGGCCTAGGCTTGCTGAAGAAATACACATATGAAATATCATTGAAGCCCGACATAAAGCCAGTACACATTTTCACACCGAGGTCTATTCCACACCCACTTACTAAAGCCTATTACCCTACTAAAGCCTTCGGAAGACGTGAGGATTTGCGTCGATCTAACAAGACTAAACAACACAGTGAAACGAGAAGTTCATCCAATGGCTACTGTAAAAGACAGTCTTAGCCAACTTGCTAGCAGTAAAATTTTCTCTAAACTCGACGCAAATAGTGGTTTTAGGCAGATTAACCTCAGTGAAAAATCTAGAAAACTAACCACTTTCCTTTCCCCTTTGGACGCTACTGTTTTAATCCTTCACCATTTGGCATTTCTAGCGCCCCTGAATTTTTCTCTAGAGCTATGACCAGAGTACTATCTGCAATAGACAGAGTGATTTGCCACATGGATGATATCCTCATTCATGGCAAAGACGTTTCGAGCCATGACAAGGCACTCAAAGGAGTCTTGATTGCTCTGCAGAGCTAAGGGCTAACACTCAATTGCAAGAAGTGTGAGTTTAGAAAACGATCGGTAACCTTTCTTGGCCACATCATTGACAGCCAGGGTGTCAATCTCGATCCGGCCAAAACCCGTGCCATTCTTCGGTTCCCCAACCCGCCAGATGAAACAGAATTAAGAAAAATTAACTGCATGCTCACTCAGATCGCGAAGTTTGTGCCCACCTGGCTACACTGAACGCTCAAATGAGGGAGCTACTCAAAGAAAATCAGAATGGGTCTGGGGACTGGCTCAGGAAGACACTTTTAAAAAAGATTGAGCAAATTCTAGTATCTGTGGAGATCATGGCCCACTACAATCCAAAGCTGGAGACTATTGTCGCCACTGCCACCAGCAACTGTGGTATAGGAGCTACGCTGTTCCAGATCCAACTTCATGGCTCAAGGAGACCGGTGATGTATGCATCTCATTCTCTGACAGACACAGAAAAGATTATGCCATCATTGAAAAGAATGCATTAGCAACAGTCTGGGCAATGGAGAAATTTGACCAGTACGTGAGGGGATTACGGGCCACTATCAAGGTGGTGCATAATCCACTGGTGTCGCTAATCACCATGAAGGACCTGGACCGAGTGCCTGCACGCATCCTTCCAATGCATTTGAGGATGATGCAGTACACAGTCCGGCGTTTATTCATGTACAAAGCACACGACATCATGTAGCTGACACTCTGTCTCGGCACCAGTGGATGCTCCTGATAAAACTGACGATTGTTTCATCGATGAACTAGAGATAATGGCACACTACATCATTCCAACAAACCAGCAAATGATCTCTCTGAAAGAAGCACAAAAACAGGACGCAGTATGTCGAGAAGGAACTCGGCTTTGCATAGAAAGCTGGCCCGCTTACATGACTGATGCAAACCAAGCCATTCACCCTTACTGGGACGCACAAGCTCATCTGACAGTCAATGATGATTTGCTGCTGTACAACAACAGAGTTGTGATTCCTATAGAACTGAGGTTGACGATGCTGGAGAAAATCCACCAAGCCCATCAAGGGATCGTTAAATGTCGAGCGAGCCAGCAAGGCAATATGGTGGCCGCACATGACTAAACAGATCGAGGTGATGGTTAAAAGGTGTGAGACGTGCAGGTTACAGGCCCCAGAGCAAGTAGAACCACTCTGTCCATCTACATTGCCGGAACGCAGCTGATGAAGGGTGGGGGCAGACTTATTCCACTTTCAGAACAGAACTTTTCTGCTTGTTGTCGACTACTACAGCAGATGGATAGGGGTGAGAAAACTTTCTTCACCTGGCTCCCACACCATGATTGAAGCAATGAAGTCAACTTTCTCAGTGCATGGCATCTGCGAACTACTAGTGACATATTATGGACCACAATTTGCGTCAAAAGAATTTCATGACTTTGTATCTGAGTAAGGGTTCTGCCATGTGACAAGTTCTCCTGCCTACTCTAAGGCCAATGACAAAGCTGAAAGGGCAGTTGGCACCATAAAAAGACTATGAAAAAAGACTGCCGACCCTTATAAATTAGCTTCATATTCAAATTATGAGCCTTTGtggtacagtggaacctctacttgCCAAAGTTATTCATTCCGGAAGCTGTGTCATAAGTAGAAATCTTTGGAAGTAGAAACCGATTTTATCATATAAATGCCCCAATCCATCCCAAGCCTTCACAAAACTCAGatgtaacatttttataaattataaatacatgtagtggttaccaatacatgttagaattacattattatataataagtaGGAAAAATACTCATCGGAAAAAGGAAAACggagaaataataaataaaaactatgaatGACAAGTCTACCTTTGGAATTGGTCGTTTATATGAGGCTAAAGAATACCGCAGGAAGTTGGAGGATGATGATCAGAAGAGATGTGTGCTGTATAGCTGTTTTGTTAGTAAAAAGATTTCTTCTCATCggcacaaaataaaaaacaatcataCAGAAAACACAAGACATGAATTGCTAAAAACGGAAGTTTTTCCATCCTGTATGCgataaaagataactccaaattatactgcaaacaaaaataaaacacctGTCGTTTACTGGCTTTTGCTAGCAAAAGAAATTGATTGAGATGGGTTTTAGGTCATACTCACACAAAGCAAACAGGTCGACAGACAAAACAAGTGAAAGGCACTTTTGTATCTAGAGATATCTTTTGTTAATCGAAGCAAAATTTCTACAAAAAGACATTTCgtaactttaaaatttcatatgtAGAAGCTTTCGTAAATAGAGGTTCCATTGTATTCATTAACACTGTTGTACCTTTACCTATGATTGTTTGCTATATGCTCATATGTGAATAACTCGGTACGGTTtacataaatacttgaattacAGTGATGTTTAATCTGAACAACTTAATCAACAAATGCAATGCTATTCGTAATGTTACTTACTTATCAGAGTTTAGAACACCTTCCCTAACTGTGATGTGACTCAATTTACAATCATCTTCACATCTAAGCAAATATTCATCTCAATTCCAACAAACAACTTTGGAAGTTTTCTgaagtattttctttttttctttaatttaaagaaaataaatttCTTTAAATGAAAGTCAAAAGAGCTGGTAACAATTCATTCTATTatgaataaaatgtaaaataataaaaagttcacAGAATAAGTTAATTTCAACTGTCTAGTGCAAGTTACACTGTATATTCATATCATTCACTCTTCCACAGAGAGCGCGCATTGCCATGCTTATATTTTCATTCCAAGGCTTCAAGGTAAAGCAAATATTATAACAGATTAATTTTGTACGTCAAGGTTtgactatacagtatatatttttgACATTGTTGTTGTTAGCTATTTATGGAGTCCGATTCGACAGCGGTTGAGGCTGAAGACCAACACTGAGACTATTTAGCGAATATAGATAGAATTGACCTTTGTAAAATACTCGTAAGCTATTGACTTCCAGGTTCTGCTGGCTTACACCAACACCACCAACCCATCAGCGACAGCGATGGAGAAAACTCTTTTTGGAACAATCCTCAGTAGCAGCTGCGCTCCATCCAATCAACCCGGACCAATCGAGAGCAGCCAGCTCTTTGAGAATCCTTCGCGCATGACGCAGGCCGATGTTGAGTTGGCTGAACAAATGGCATTCAGTGTACGTATCAGCACCCGCCAGTCAGTACTCGCTTAGCAATATCCAGTTTAGCTAGTTTGGTTGCTGCTGGCTTATTCATTTTACATCCACCATAGTCCATAGATGTTGGTGTGGCTAATTTTACATCCACCGTAGTCTATAGATGTTGGTGTGGCTAATTTTACATCCACCGTAGTCCAGTTTAGCTAGTTTGGTTGCTGCTGGCTTATTCATTTTACATCCACCATAGTCTATAGATGTTGGTGTGGCTAATTTTACATCCACCGTAGTCTATAGATGTTGGTGTGGCTAATTTTACATCCACCGTAGTCCAGTTTAGCTAGTTTGGTTGCTGCTGGCTTATTCATTTTACATCCACCGTAGTCCATAGATGTTGGTGTGGCTAATTTTACATCCACCATAGTCCATAGATGTTGGTGTGGCTAATTTTACATCCACCATAGTCTATAGATGTTGGTGTGGCTAATTTTACATCCACCATAGTCTATAGATGTTGGTGTGGCTAATTTTACATCCACCGTAGTCTATAGATGTTGGTGTGGCTAATTTTAGTTTGCGTAGAACTTGTTACTGCTTTTTATACTCCAGCATTACTTAAAGATTTGTAAATAAGAGAGGGCCATGCAAACTCTATGTAGGT
It encodes the following:
- the LOC137407880 gene encoding uncharacterized protein translates to MSKASFGKGKAATRCGRYGRGPHSREQCPAKDAKCQNCSKRGHFQVRCRSQRVEEVKQYSGTEDSENEDGFLFTGELVIGEINGRKANTEVNTHSCIFKLDTGADRTVISNAEPWIKQIPLSQCSEKLYRPGKKPLEIIGTFQANMEYQGRRHSETAYVLQNQQVSLLIRKAGSNLGLITCNIKGINQVDKEIISEYPGLFKGLGLLKKYTYEISLKPDIKPVHIFTPRSIPHPLTKAYYPTKAFGRREDLRRSNKTKQHSETRSSSNGYCKRQS